CCATGGACGACGGCCGCTCGATCCTGCTGCTGCGCTCGACCCGCACCGGTAGTGACGGCGAGCGTACTTCCAACATCGTCTGGGAGTATCCGCACACCACCATTCCGCGCCATCTTCGCGACATCGTCGTGACCGAATACGGCGTGGCCGATTTGCGTGGCTGCACCGATGAGGAATGCATCCAGGCCCTGGTCGGCATCATGGATGTCGACTTCCAGGACGATCTGGTCGACCAGGCGAAGCAGGCCGGCAAGCTCGATCCGGAATGGCAGGTGCCCGATTCGGCGCGGCGCAACACGCCGGATCACCTGGCGCAGTCGTTCGAAGCCCTGCGCGATGATTTCCCCGAGTACCCCATGGGCAGTGACTTCACCGATATCGAGGAGCGCCTGATTCCTGCCCTGCAGCGACTGAAACGGCTTTCGGCAAGCAAGGCTCGGTTGGTGCGCGCGCTATTTCGTGGCCGGCCCGGCGATCATGTCGAGGCGCTCGCGCGGCTGGGGCTGGCCGAACCGGCAACGCTGCGCGAGCGGGCCTACGCGCGCCTGGTCGCCGCGATGCTGGACGAGTGACGGCCCAGCCATTGCTCGATCGCATCGGCGGTGGCACTCGGGCGTTTCATCCAGGCGTAATGATCTGCCTTCTTGCCGTCGCGTCTGGAGCCGATCGTTTGCTTTGACACCTGGCAGCCGGCCAACTTGCCGATCAGCCAGTCAAGCGATCCGGGCGGCACGAACCAGTCATCGGCCATGTCGAGCGCCAGCACGGGTATCTCAAGCTTGCCAAGGCCGGCTTCCAGGTCGGTTTTCACGCCGGAGGGACGGTAGTTTCCGGTCCGCGCGCTGCGCGCCCAGTCGGCCATCACGCTGCGGGCTTCGTTGCCGGCGAAGCCGACGCGCTTGCCCGGGTAGTAGCCGAACAGGCTGCCCAATGTGGGAAAAGCGATCATCGTGCCAATCATCACGCCCTTCATCGGCCAGGGAAACACACGCCAGTAGGGCGCACCGCCGGCGATGATGACCAGTCCGCGACAGTCCTGTGCGTCGGCCGCGGCGGCCAGGCAGGCTAATTGCGAACCCAGGCTGTGGCCGCCGAGCAGG
The Wenzhouxiangella sp. XN201 genome window above contains:
- a CDS encoding alpha/beta fold hydrolase → MPHDQPVIPVDVHDGHRFELIHVSAERPQHHLLFLPGMGLSARLFIGFARALAKRGIEVFIHEWRGNGSSNRRASRQSDWAYRELLEDIAAARRVVAEHAQDGHLLGGHSLGSQLACLAAAADAQDCRGLVIIAGGAPYWRVFPWPMKGVMIGTMIAFPTLGSLFGYYPGKRVGFAGNEARSVMADWARSARTGNYRPSGVKTDLEAGLGKLEIPVLALDMADDWFVPPGSLDWLIGKLAGCQVSKQTIGSRRDGKKADHYAWMKRPSATADAIEQWLGRHSSSIAATRRA